One genomic region from Nitrospirota bacterium encodes:
- a CDS encoding helix-turn-helix domain-containing protein, translating to MARIDSGIKDLDRLVDSLYVGDNVVWEVEAGTAPEIFILNFIRQSFSENRDVIYVSFNKSPQTIFQKIGDIPSKEKFILLDCFTSGKGKNDRAFTKFYDNNTGYNVIRVGDPRNIDDFTSLLNSLEDKFQSGGRYIFDSLTGMQDLWGDENRTYKFFTYICPRLYDLGTVAYWLLEKDAHSQKFKANLRHITQVVLELYKRKDKLWIKALKLEGRPNREAFKPHAYEISEKTISITTVRKEPAYDIGTKIKDLRTKAGMSQKELAEKVDLTPSFISQMENNQITPSLHSFIQICNALGVSLSDTLEKKSGEKPWLIRKEKVFANIVQKESGAKSFGIVSNGKMSGTLIVIEPYAKVKGQVIPAGGKKLLHVLKGDISVVIDGKGEMLGAGDSLFLSKESASLLKNEGGDSAEIFLVSA from the coding sequence CATAAAGGATCTGGACAGGCTTGTAGATTCGCTCTACGTCGGAGATAATGTCGTCTGGGAAGTGGAGGCGGGCACCGCCCCAGAAATCTTCATACTGAATTTCATACGGCAGTCCTTTTCCGAGAACAGGGATGTCATTTATGTCAGCTTCAACAAATCGCCGCAGACGATCTTTCAGAAGATCGGAGACATTCCCTCGAAAGAGAAATTCATCCTTCTTGACTGCTTTACTTCAGGAAAAGGCAAGAATGACAGGGCGTTTACAAAGTTTTACGACAACAACACAGGGTATAACGTAATCAGGGTTGGAGACCCGAGAAATATCGATGATTTTACTTCCCTCCTCAATTCCCTTGAGGACAAATTCCAGTCAGGCGGCAGATATATCTTTGACAGCCTGACCGGCATGCAGGACCTCTGGGGAGATGAAAACAGGACGTACAAATTTTTTACCTATATCTGCCCGCGGCTGTATGACCTCGGAACGGTCGCCTACTGGCTCCTCGAAAAGGACGCGCACAGTCAGAAGTTCAAGGCAAATCTGCGGCATATTACCCAGGTAGTCCTTGAGTTGTACAAAAGAAAGGACAAACTCTGGATCAAGGCACTGAAACTTGAAGGGCGTCCCAACAGGGAAGCATTCAAGCCGCATGCATACGAAATAAGCGAAAAAACCATATCGATCACGACCGTCAGAAAGGAGCCTGCCTACGATATAGGCACGAAAATAAAGGATCTGCGCACAAAAGCGGGAATGAGCCAGAAGGAGCTTGCAGAGAAGGTTGATCTGACCCCGAGTTTCATTTCGCAGATGGAAAACAACCAGATCACCCCGTCCCTGCATTCATTCATTCAGATCTGTAATGCCCTCGGGGTAAGCCTCTCGGACACCCTTGAAAAAAAATCAGGAGAGAAACCGTGGCTTATCAGAAAGGAAAAGGTCTTTGCCAATATCGTGCAGAAAGAGAGCGGCGCAAAAAGTTTTGGCATCGTCAGTAACGGCAAAATGTCCGGAACCCTGATTGTCATAGAACCTTATGCGAAAGTGAAAGGCCAGGTAATACCTGCCGGAGGGAAAAAATTATTACATGTCCTGAAAGGGGATATTTCGGTAGTGATTGACGGTAAAGGTGAGATGCTTGGAGCGGGGGATTCCCTGTTCCTGAGCAAGGAATCCGCATCTTTATTGAAAAACGAAGGGGGTGATAGCGCAGAAATCTTTTTGGTAAGCGCTTAA